The Pseudomonas eucalypticola genome has a window encoding:
- a CDS encoding LLM class flavin-dependent oxidoreductase: MSTARQLKLGAFMRPVSIHTGAWRYPGAWKDANFNFQHLKRLAQTLERGKFDAFFMADHLALLNMPLDALKRSHTATSFEPFTLLSALSQATEHLGLVATASTSFDEPFHIARRFASLDHLSNGRAGWNIVTTSNPDAALNFGLEQHLDHDQRYARAREFHDVVTGLWDSWSDDAFTRDVATAEYFDPAKLHTLNHRGEHLSVRGPLHIARPVQGWPVIVQAGASEPARQLAAETADVIFAAPGNLEEGRAFYADVKARLAPLGRERDQLKILPAAFVVVGDTVQQARETRARLDSLVHYESAIASLSIALGTDASRFDPDAFLPPVPQTNDSQSSRERVLALADREQLTVRQLAQRLGGYAGLAFVGTAQTIADEMQEWLDGEGSDGFNVMFPWLPGGLDDFVDKVVPELQGRGIFRREYEGATLRENLGLARPANRFFTADQASPEKKI; encoded by the coding sequence ATGAGCACCGCCCGACAACTGAAACTCGGCGCTTTCATGCGTCCCGTGAGCATTCATACTGGCGCCTGGCGCTACCCCGGCGCGTGGAAAGACGCCAACTTCAATTTCCAGCACCTCAAGCGCCTGGCACAGACCCTGGAACGGGGCAAGTTCGACGCGTTTTTCATGGCCGACCACCTGGCCCTCCTGAACATGCCGCTCGATGCCCTGAAACGCAGCCATACGGCCACGTCCTTCGAACCCTTCACGCTGCTGTCGGCCCTGAGCCAGGCCACCGAACACCTGGGGCTGGTGGCCACCGCTTCCACCAGCTTCGATGAACCCTTCCATATTGCCCGGCGCTTCGCTTCTCTGGACCACCTGAGCAACGGCCGGGCCGGCTGGAACATCGTGACCACCTCCAACCCCGATGCAGCCCTGAATTTTGGCCTGGAACAGCACCTGGACCACGACCAGCGCTACGCCCGTGCCCGTGAGTTTCATGACGTGGTCACTGGCCTGTGGGACAGTTGGTCCGACGATGCTTTCACCCGCGACGTGGCCACTGCCGAGTACTTTGACCCAGCCAAGTTGCATACCCTCAACCACCGCGGCGAGCATTTGTCGGTGCGCGGCCCGTTGCACATCGCCCGGCCTGTGCAAGGCTGGCCGGTGATCGTCCAGGCTGGCGCTTCGGAGCCAGCTCGGCAACTGGCCGCCGAGACCGCCGATGTTATTTTCGCCGCACCCGGCAACCTGGAAGAAGGCCGGGCCTTCTACGCTGACGTCAAGGCCCGCTTGGCACCGTTGGGCCGTGAACGCGACCAGTTGAAAATCCTCCCCGCGGCCTTTGTGGTGGTGGGTGATACCGTGCAGCAGGCCCGCGAAACCCGCGCGCGGCTCGACAGCCTGGTGCATTACGAGAGCGCGATTGCCTCACTGTCCATCGCCTTGGGCACCGACGCATCACGCTTCGACCCCGACGCCTTCCTGCCGCCAGTACCGCAGACCAACGATAGCCAGAGCAGCCGTGAGCGGGTGCTGGCCCTGGCCGACCGCGAGCAACTGACCGTGCGGCAGCTGGCCCAGCGCCTGGGGGGTTATGCCGGATTGGCGTTCGTGGGCACCGCGCAGACGATCGCCGATGAGATGCAGGAATGGCTGGACGGCGAAGGCAGTGATGGCTTCAACGTGATGTTCCCGTGGCTACCGGGCGGGCTGGACGATTTTGTCGACAAGGTGGTGCCGGAACTGCAGGGGCGGGGGATTTTCAGGCGAGAGTATGAGGGCGCGACGTTACGCGAGAACCTGGGGTTGGCGCGGCCGGCGAACCGGTTCTTTACTGCGGATCAGGCTTCGCCCGAAAAAAAAATATAG
- a CDS encoding NADH:flavin oxidoreductase/NADH oxidase, protein MSALFEPFTLKDVTLRNRIAIPPMCQYSAKDGLVNDWHHVHLAGLARGGAGLVVVEATAVAPEGRITPGCAGIWSDEHAQAFVPIVQAIKAGGAVPGIQIAHAGRKASANRPWEGDDHIAEGNPEGWDTLAPSAIAFGANLPKVPKAMTLDDIARVRQNFVDAARRALEAGFEWIELHFAHGYLGQSFFSEHANQRTDAYGGSFDNRSRFLLETLAAVREVWPEHLPLTARFGVVEYDGRDEQTLAESIELARRFKAGGLDLLSVSVGFTIPDTNIPWGPAFLGPIAERVRREAGLPVTSAWGFGTPQLADGALKAGQLDLVSVGRAHLADPHWAYFAAKELGVDNASWTLPAPYAHWLERYR, encoded by the coding sequence ATGTCCGCACTGTTCGAGCCCTTTACCCTGAAGGACGTCACCCTGCGCAACCGCATCGCGATTCCGCCGATGTGCCAATACTCGGCAAAGGACGGCCTGGTGAACGACTGGCACCATGTCCACCTGGCCGGCCTGGCCCGTGGTGGTGCTGGGCTGGTGGTGGTCGAAGCCACTGCCGTGGCGCCTGAAGGGCGTATCACGCCCGGCTGCGCCGGTATCTGGAGCGACGAGCACGCCCAGGCCTTCGTACCGATCGTGCAGGCCATCAAGGCCGGCGGCGCGGTGCCGGGCATCCAGATTGCCCACGCCGGCCGCAAGGCCAGCGCCAACCGCCCGTGGGAAGGCGACGACCATATTGCCGAGGGCAACCCTGAAGGTTGGGACACCCTGGCCCCTTCCGCCATCGCGTTCGGCGCCAACCTGCCGAAAGTGCCCAAGGCCATGACCCTGGACGATATCGCCCGGGTTCGCCAGAACTTCGTCGACGCCGCCCGCCGCGCCCTTGAGGCTGGCTTTGAGTGGATCGAGCTGCACTTTGCCCACGGTTACCTGGGCCAGAGCTTCTTCAGCGAACACGCCAACCAGCGTACCGACGCCTACGGTGGCAGCTTCGACAACCGTAGCCGTTTCCTCTTGGAAACCCTGGCGGCGGTGCGTGAAGTCTGGCCCGAGCACCTGCCACTGACGGCACGTTTCGGCGTGGTGGAATATGACGGTCGCGACGAGCAGACCCTTGCAGAATCCATTGAACTGGCTCGCCGCTTCAAGGCCGGTGGCCTGGACCTGCTCAGCGTCAGCGTCGGCTTCACCATTCCTGACACCAACATTCCCTGGGGCCCGGCGTTCCTGGGGCCGATCGCTGAACGCGTGCGCCGCGAAGCCGGCTTGCCGGTCACCTCGGCCTGGGGCTTCGGCACCCCTCAACTGGCGGACGGCGCGTTGAAGGCAGGCCAACTGGACCTGGTCTCGGTGGGCCGCGCGCACCTGGCCGACCCGCACTGGGCGTACTTCGCGGCCAAGGAACTGGGCGTAGACAACGCATCCTGGACGCTGCCAGCGCCTTACGCGCATTGGCTTGAGCGTTACCGCTAA
- a CDS encoding ArsR/SmtB family transcription factor produces the protein MAFYGSLDIMCAMRAYTHPNPEDFTLERLLYALSDPVRMGIVRCLANVEEASCGELDGGRPKSSMSHHFRVLRDAGLVYTRSVGTSHMNSLRTEALNGRFPGLLASILAQR, from the coding sequence ATGGCATTTTATGGAAGCCTCGATATCATGTGCGCCATGCGAGCCTATACCCACCCCAATCCTGAAGACTTCACCCTGGAACGTTTGCTCTATGCACTGAGCGACCCCGTGCGCATGGGCATCGTGCGCTGCCTGGCCAACGTCGAGGAGGCCAGCTGTGGTGAACTGGATGGCGGGCGGCCGAAATCGAGCATGTCCCACCATTTCCGTGTGCTGCGTGACGCAGGGCTGGTGTATACGCGAAGCGTGGGCACCAGCCACATGAACTCGTTGCGAACCGAGGCGCTGAACGGGCGGTTTCCGGGGTTGCTGGCCAGCATCCTGGCCCAGCGTTGA
- a CDS encoding MFS transporter — protein sequence MSIQQTPGHVLPARDAAKMEAAMAVGSFAIGTGEFAIMGLMPDIASNLHLSEPQVGHAISAYALGVMVGAPLLAILGAKLLRKHMLLLLMALYALGNAATAFTPSFGALVVFRFISGLPHGAFFGIAAVVASSMVPANKRAGAVARVMMGLTLAMLLGNPIATFLGQFFGWRSAFALVAAIALCTIALVWRYVPDRRDEPRSDPRRELLAFTQPQVWMALAIGAIGFAGMFCVFSYLAPTMLDVTQVAPEWIPFGLAAFGVGGIIGNIAGGKLFDRLGFRAVGLLLVWSMAVLLFFPFAAGSLWGVMLGIGLVGTMVALASPLQIRLMDIAHQAPSLAAASNHAAFNLANALGPWFGGMAITAGLGWTSTGYIGAATAVVGLGLYAVARRMKGGE from the coding sequence ATGTCCATCCAGCAAACACCCGGGCATGTACTGCCCGCTCGCGACGCCGCCAAAATGGAAGCGGCCATGGCCGTGGGGAGCTTCGCCATCGGCACCGGCGAGTTCGCCATCATGGGCCTGATGCCCGACATTGCCAGCAACCTGCACCTGAGCGAGCCCCAGGTCGGCCATGCCATCAGTGCTTACGCGCTGGGGGTAATGGTGGGTGCGCCGCTGCTGGCGATCCTGGGCGCCAAACTGCTGCGCAAGCACATGCTGCTGTTGTTGATGGCCCTGTACGCACTGGGCAACGCCGCCACGGCCTTCACCCCCAGCTTTGGCGCGCTGGTGGTGTTCCGCTTCATCAGCGGCCTGCCCCATGGCGCCTTCTTCGGCATTGCCGCGGTGGTGGCCTCCAGCATGGTGCCGGCCAACAAGCGCGCCGGCGCCGTTGCACGGGTGATGATGGGCCTGACCCTGGCAATGCTGCTGGGCAACCCGATCGCCACGTTCCTGGGGCAGTTCTTCGGCTGGCGCTCGGCATTTGCGCTGGTGGCCGCCATTGCGCTGTGCACCATCGCCCTGGTCTGGCGTTATGTGCCGGACCGTCGCGACGAACCGCGCAGCGACCCACGGCGCGAATTGCTCGCCTTCACCCAACCCCAGGTATGGATGGCCCTGGCCATTGGCGCGATCGGGTTCGCCGGGATGTTCTGCGTGTTCAGTTACCTGGCCCCCACCATGCTCGACGTCACCCAGGTGGCCCCTGAGTGGATTCCGTTCGGCCTGGCGGCATTCGGCGTGGGCGGCATCATCGGCAACATCGCCGGTGGCAAACTGTTCGACCGTCTGGGGTTCCGCGCGGTCGGCCTGCTGCTGGTCTGGTCCATGGCCGTGCTGCTGTTCTTCCCGTTCGCCGCGGGTTCGCTATGGGGCGTGATGCTGGGCATCGGCCTGGTGGGCACCATGGTGGCCCTGGCGTCACCGCTGCAGATCCGCCTGATGGACATCGCCCACCAGGCGCCCAGCCTGGCGGCGGCCTCCAATCATGCCGCGTTCAACCTGGCAAACGCCTTGGGGCCATGGTTTGGCGGCATGGCGATCACCGCAGGCCTGGGCTGGACCAGCACCGGCTACATCGGCGCGGCGACCGCGGTGGTGGGGTTGGGGCTCTACGCAGTGGCGCGCCGGATGAAAGGCGGCGAGTGA
- a CDS encoding SDR family oxidoreductase, with the protein MPMDEFKTSRRYLLQGAAITAAVGFTAPALAQSTTPGATAATPLRNPQGGFPKPPFTEQSQPWPGLASKMNPRPDHGEDSYQGSGQLSGRRALITGGDSGIGRAVAIAFAREGADVAINYLPAEEADAQEVVKLIRDAGRKAVAIPGDLRDPDFCRNLVQQAHTALGGLDILVSNAGRQHSYDSILDIPDEQFDWTVKTNLYAMFWVTKAAVALMPEGSAIVYTASVNAYDPSKNLLDYAMTKAGIANFSKGLAKQLADRGIRVNAVAPGPFWTPLQVSGGQTMEKLKSFGSDTPLKRPGQPAEIAGLYVQLASAKSTYVTGQVFGASGGAGQP; encoded by the coding sequence CTGCCCATGGATGAATTCAAGACTTCACGCCGCTACCTGCTGCAAGGTGCAGCCATCACCGCCGCCGTTGGCTTCACCGCCCCGGCGCTGGCCCAGTCGACCACGCCCGGCGCCACCGCGGCCACCCCGCTGCGCAATCCCCAGGGCGGTTTCCCCAAACCGCCCTTTACCGAGCAGTCGCAACCCTGGCCAGGCCTGGCCAGCAAGATGAACCCGCGCCCGGACCACGGTGAAGACAGTTACCAGGGCTCGGGGCAGTTGAGCGGGCGTCGCGCCCTGATCACGGGGGGCGACTCGGGGATAGGCCGCGCGGTGGCCATTGCCTTTGCCCGCGAGGGTGCAGACGTGGCCATCAATTATCTGCCGGCCGAGGAGGCGGATGCCCAGGAGGTGGTGAAGCTGATCCGCGACGCCGGGCGCAAGGCCGTGGCCATTCCCGGCGACTTGCGGGATCCGGACTTCTGTCGCAACCTGGTGCAACAGGCGCATACCGCGCTCGGTGGCCTCGACATTCTGGTCAGCAACGCCGGGCGCCAGCACAGCTACGACTCGATCCTGGACATCCCCGACGAACAATTCGACTGGACAGTGAAAACCAACCTCTACGCCATGTTCTGGGTCACCAAGGCGGCGGTGGCGCTGATGCCCGAAGGCTCGGCGATTGTCTACACCGCCTCGGTGAATGCCTACGACCCGTCGAAAAACCTGTTGGACTACGCCATGACCAAGGCCGGTATCGCCAATTTCAGCAAGGGCCTGGCCAAGCAGCTGGCGGACCGTGGCATCCGTGTCAACGCCGTGGCGCCGGGGCCGTTCTGGACGCCCTTGCAAGTCAGCGGCGGGCAGACGATGGAGAAGCTCAAGTCGTTCGGCAGCGACACGCCACTGAAACGTCCAGGGCAACCGGCGGAGATCGCCGGGCTGTATGTGCAGCTGGCGTCCGCGAAGTCCACCTACGTCACGGGCCAGGTGTTCGGGGCTTCCGGCGGTGCCGGGCAGCCTTGA
- a CDS encoding response regulator, which yields MDIQWQELQTIQGDVIVIEDDPTLRALMVDIVEQLNAHCVAFDTADDALIYMLQADRAFALLIADHGVPGTIQGTELSAMVQQKWPDVGVILTSGYLLEPSTLPPNVVYLLKPWSLDGLVTAIAGLVQPGVALHKTAG from the coding sequence GTGGATATCCAATGGCAGGAGCTGCAAACGATTCAGGGCGACGTCATCGTCATTGAAGATGACCCCACGCTACGGGCGCTGATGGTCGACATTGTCGAGCAGCTCAATGCGCATTGCGTGGCCTTCGACACGGCTGACGACGCCCTGATCTATATGCTGCAGGCCGACCGTGCGTTCGCCTTGCTGATCGCCGATCATGGCGTACCCGGTACGATCCAGGGCACGGAGCTGTCGGCCATGGTCCAGCAGAAATGGCCGGACGTGGGGGTGATCCTCACCTCAGGTTACCTGCTGGAACCCTCGACACTGCCCCCCAACGTTGTCTATCTGCTTAAACCATGGTCACTCGATGGCCTGGTGACGGCTATCGCAGGCCTGGTGCAACCCGGCGTCGCGCTGCACAAGACGGCCGGGTAG
- a CDS encoding MFS transporter encodes MNTATLPPRPGPARIALLGVLQILSWGGSFYLLGVLADPIAHDTGWSHQWVLGGASIGLLVASLLSPRVGRLIARVGGRKVIAAHGLIMAVGLAMMALAPNLAVYLLAWVVLGAAMATGLYDALFTSLGATYGMQARPIIVGVTLISGFCTTVIWPLLALMVHLLGWRGTCGAFAVLVLVALFPLYRLALPEHVNAPAHQRAEQGAGEPLAPSIYWVMTALFAIAAALMTCISIVLLTVLQARGHSLASAIALAALVGPAQVLCRVIDLALKRQAPLFTALLSSGMTAIGLLVVEFVPSLVAWGLVCYGAGNGLRAIVKSTLPLVVVRPADYAVVSGRMARPALLAQAVAPIACGYLISTLGSEAMIHMLAAMALLAFGLCLWLARLIAQRQALHGQAAV; translated from the coding sequence GTGAACACCGCTACCCTGCCCCCACGCCCGGGCCCCGCCAGGATCGCCCTGCTGGGGGTGCTGCAAATCCTCTCATGGGGAGGCTCGTTCTACCTGCTGGGGGTGCTGGCCGACCCCATTGCCCACGATACCGGCTGGTCCCACCAGTGGGTGCTGGGCGGCGCGTCCATCGGCCTGCTGGTGGCCAGCCTGCTGTCACCGCGGGTGGGGCGCCTGATCGCCCGGGTCGGCGGGCGCAAGGTCATCGCTGCCCATGGACTGATCATGGCGGTGGGGCTTGCCATGATGGCCCTGGCGCCGAACCTGGCGGTGTACCTGCTGGCGTGGGTGGTGCTGGGCGCGGCCATGGCAACGGGGCTTTATGACGCCCTGTTCACGTCACTGGGCGCCACCTACGGCATGCAGGCGCGCCCTATCATTGTCGGCGTGACCTTGATTTCCGGTTTCTGCACCACCGTGATCTGGCCCCTGCTGGCCTTGATGGTGCATCTGCTGGGCTGGCGCGGTACCTGCGGGGCCTTCGCGGTGCTGGTGCTGGTGGCGCTGTTTCCGTTGTACCGCCTGGCGCTGCCTGAGCATGTCAACGCCCCCGCGCATCAACGGGCTGAACAGGGAGCGGGCGAGCCGCTGGCACCGTCGATCTACTGGGTGATGACGGCGCTGTTCGCCATCGCTGCCGCCTTGATGACCTGCATTTCCATCGTTCTGCTGACGGTACTGCAAGCGCGGGGGCACAGCCTGGCCTCGGCCATTGCCCTGGCGGCGCTGGTGGGGCCGGCCCAGGTGCTGTGCCGGGTGATTGACCTGGCGCTCAAGCGCCAGGCACCGTTGTTCACCGCGCTGCTGTCCAGTGGGATGACGGCCATCGGCCTGCTGGTGGTGGAGTTCGTCCCCAGCCTGGTCGCCTGGGGGCTCGTGTGCTACGGCGCCGGCAATGGCCTGCGTGCCATCGTCAAGAGCACCTTGCCCCTGGTGGTCGTGCGCCCGGCCGACTACGCGGTGGTGTCCGGGCGCATGGCGCGGCCAGCGTTGCTGGCGCAGGCGGTGGCTCCCATTGCCTGCGGTTACCTGATCTCGACGTTGGGCAGCGAAGCGATGATCCACATGCTGGCGGCCATGGCGCTGTTGGCTTTCGGCCTGTGCCTGTGGTTGGCACGGTTGATAGCCCAACGCCAGGCCCTGCACGGGCAGGCGGCGGTATAG
- a CDS encoding heme-degrading domain-containing protein, translated as MTLEQDLAILSRQEHALQWERFDEDAAWQLGSLLYARAVHEGLGVVIDVRRFDRPLFFAARPGASFDNHEWVRRKANTVQRFLKSSYRIARELALEGLDITQRYHLSPADYAYVGGSFPIRVRGTGVIGSVTVSGLPDRQDHQIVVEALCDLLGHERAELALP; from the coding sequence ATGACACTGGAGCAAGACCTGGCAATACTGAGCCGGCAAGAACACGCGTTGCAATGGGAGCGCTTCGATGAAGACGCCGCCTGGCAACTGGGCAGCCTGCTATACGCCCGTGCGGTGCACGAAGGGCTGGGGGTGGTGATCGATGTGCGGCGGTTTGACCGGCCACTGTTTTTCGCCGCCCGGCCCGGCGCCTCGTTCGATAACCACGAATGGGTGCGGCGCAAGGCCAATACCGTGCAGCGGTTCCTCAAAAGCTCTTACCGCATCGCGCGGGAACTGGCGCTCGAAGGGCTCGACATCACCCAGCGCTACCATCTTTCGCCAGCGGACTACGCCTACGTGGGCGGCAGCTTCCCGATCCGCGTGCGCGGCACCGGGGTGATTGGCAGTGTCACGGTATCTGGCCTGCCGGACCGCCAAGACCACCAGATCGTGGTGGAGGCACTGTGCGACCTGCTGGGGCACGAGCGCGCAGAGCTGGCGTTGCCTTGA
- a CDS encoding YncE family protein, with translation MPHAPHTLFTRTCLAALLLAGASLAHADDLLLVGNKDGASVSALSLKDGKQVLRLPVSTGPHEVIVAADGRLAVVGNYGAQGVANNRLSVIDWLSRKVVRTIDLGQDSRPHGIRFLPDNHRVVVTTEDSERLLVVDLAQGKVLQRIAIGGGQPHMVVLSPTADRAYVTHVKDGSLSVVDLAQQRKIATVPTGHSTEGIAINQAGTEVWVSNREDNDVAIVDTRTLKVTDRIKTGQFPIRIVMTPDGQYALVTCAKSAELAVIDVAQKREVRRVNLAFEGAQYRKTLLGAAALPIGAVVSADGKHAYVAISGGDEVAVIDTATWTVQARWPAGPEPDALALVPEA, from the coding sequence ATGCCCCACGCACCTCACACGCTGTTTACCCGCACTTGCCTGGCGGCGTTGCTGCTGGCCGGCGCCTCACTGGCCCACGCCGATGACCTGCTGCTGGTCGGCAACAAGGATGGCGCCAGTGTGTCGGCATTGAGCCTGAAGGACGGCAAACAGGTGCTTCGCCTGCCGGTGAGCACGGGCCCCCATGAAGTCATCGTCGCCGCCGATGGTCGCCTGGCGGTGGTCGGCAATTATGGCGCCCAAGGCGTCGCCAACAACCGCCTGAGCGTGATCGACTGGCTTTCGCGCAAGGTCGTGCGCACCATCGACCTGGGCCAGGACTCCCGCCCCCACGGCATCCGCTTCCTGCCCGACAACCACCGCGTGGTGGTCACCACCGAGGACAGCGAACGCCTCCTGGTGGTCGACCTGGCGCAAGGCAAGGTGCTGCAGCGTATCGCCATTGGCGGCGGTCAGCCGCACATGGTCGTGCTGTCGCCCACCGCCGACCGGGCCTATGTCACCCACGTCAAGGACGGCAGCCTGTCGGTGGTCGACCTTGCCCAGCAGCGCAAGATCGCCACCGTGCCCACCGGCCACAGCACCGAGGGCATCGCCATCAACCAGGCGGGTACCGAGGTATGGGTGAGTAATCGCGAAGACAACGACGTGGCGATTGTCGATACCCGAACGCTGAAAGTCACTGACCGAATCAAGACCGGCCAATTCCCGATTCGCATCGTGATGACCCCTGATGGCCAATACGCACTGGTGACCTGCGCCAAGTCAGCGGAGCTGGCTGTGATCGACGTGGCGCAAAAACGCGAGGTCCGGCGGGTCAACCTGGCGTTCGAAGGCGCGCAGTACCGCAAGACCCTGCTGGGCGCAGCGGCCCTGCCCATTGGCGCCGTGGTGTCGGCTGACGGCAAGCATGCCTATGTGGCCATCAGTGGAGGCGATGAGGTGGCGGTCATCGATACCGCCACCTGGACGGTACAGGCCCGCTGGCCTGCCGGCCCTGAGCCTGATGCCCTGGCGCTGGTGCCAGAGGCGTGA
- a CDS encoding short chain dehydrogenase encodes MIDSATGMRAGERYTVETRDDGHQFPGFFLDGKYYLSPELLTAVGWVEGQQFIYDQLDPNGAPVFADRIAGIIEDLTLTLVEGASLKLQAQRFISQEHPSDPQGVDEEDTSTGPTLPIKRPSPAVIWAAVGAAFVVGTALGRLLAGHQRR; translated from the coding sequence ATGATCGACTCAGCCACAGGCATGCGCGCAGGCGAACGCTATACCGTCGAAACCCGGGACGATGGTCATCAGTTCCCGGGTTTTTTCCTGGACGGAAAATACTACCTGAGCCCCGAATTGCTGACCGCGGTCGGCTGGGTGGAGGGCCAGCAGTTCATTTATGACCAACTGGACCCCAACGGCGCGCCCGTCTTCGCCGACCGCATCGCCGGCATCATCGAGGATTTGACGTTGACCCTGGTCGAAGGCGCGTCGTTGAAGCTGCAAGCGCAGCGCTTCATTTCCCAGGAGCATCCTTCCGACCCTCAAGGGGTCGATGAGGAAGACACGTCCACCGGCCCCACGTTGCCAATAAAGCGCCCCTCCCCCGCGGTCATCTGGGCGGCGGTCGGCGCCGCGTTCGTGGTCGGCACCGCCCTGGGCCGCCTGCTGGCGGGCCATCAACGGCGCTAG
- a CDS encoding zinc-dependent alcohol dehydrogenase, which translates to MRALTYHGAHDVKVDTVPDPVIEAADDIILRVTATAICGSDLHLYRGKIPTVEHGDIFGHEFMGIVEDVGSDVTAVQRGDRVVIPFVIACGSCFFCQHDLFAACETTNTGRGAIINKKAIPPGAALFGFSHLYGGIPGGQAEYVRVPKANTGPFKVPGTLADEKVLFLSDILPTAYQAVTNTQIGAGSSIAIYGAGPVGLLCAAVARMLGADRIFMVDHHDYRLAYAQQAYGVIPINFDDDDDPADTIIRQTPGSRGVDGVVDAVGFEAKGSTTETVLATLKLEGSSGKALRQCIAAVRRGGVVSVPGVYSGFIHGFLFGDAFDKGLTFRMGQTHVQRYLPELLEIIEAGKLRPETIITHRMSLEQAADGYKIFDKKEEDCRKVILTPGKAGIEVPVSEDVIGLPVS; encoded by the coding sequence ATGAGAGCATTGACGTACCACGGCGCACACGACGTGAAAGTCGACACCGTTCCGGACCCGGTCATCGAGGCGGCGGACGACATCATCCTGCGGGTCACGGCAACCGCCATCTGCGGCTCCGACCTGCACCTTTACCGCGGCAAGATCCCCACTGTGGAGCACGGGGACATTTTCGGGCATGAGTTCATGGGCATCGTCGAGGACGTCGGCAGCGATGTGACTGCCGTGCAGCGCGGCGACCGGGTGGTGATTCCCTTCGTCATCGCCTGCGGCAGTTGCTTCTTCTGCCAGCACGATCTGTTCGCCGCATGTGAGACCACCAACACCGGCCGCGGCGCCATCATCAACAAGAAGGCTATTCCGCCGGGCGCCGCCCTGTTTGGCTTCAGCCACCTGTACGGCGGCATCCCTGGCGGCCAGGCCGAATACGTGCGCGTGCCCAAAGCCAACACCGGGCCGTTCAAGGTGCCGGGCACGCTGGCGGACGAAAAAGTGCTGTTTCTTTCCGACATCCTGCCCACCGCGTACCAGGCCGTAACCAATACCCAGATCGGTGCCGGTTCCAGCATCGCCATCTACGGCGCCGGGCCCGTGGGCCTGTTGTGCGCGGCCGTGGCCCGCATGCTGGGAGCCGACCGAATCTTCATGGTCGACCATCATGACTACCGCCTGGCCTACGCCCAGCAAGCCTATGGCGTCATCCCGATCAACTTCGATGACGATGACGACCCGGCCGACACCATCATTCGCCAGACCCCAGGTTCGCGCGGGGTCGACGGCGTGGTGGACGCGGTCGGGTTCGAAGCCAAGGGCAGCACCACCGAAACCGTGCTGGCTACCCTGAAACTCGAAGGTAGCAGCGGTAAGGCCCTGCGTCAGTGCATTGCCGCGGTACGGCGCGGCGGCGTGGTCAGCGTGCCCGGGGTGTACTCCGGCTTTATCCACGGTTTCCTGTTCGGCGATGCGTTCGACAAAGGCCTGACCTTCCGCATGGGGCAAACCCATGTGCAACGCTACTTGCCGGAACTGCTGGAGATCATCGAGGCGGGTAAATTGCGGCCCGAAACCATCATTACCCACCGCATGTCCCTGGAGCAGGCGGCGGACGGCTACAAGATCTTCGACAAGAAGGAAGAGGACTGCCGCAAAGTCATCCTCACGCCGGGCAAGGCTGGCATCGAGGTGCCCGTCTCGGAAGACGTCATCGGCCTGCCGGTGTCCTGA